The nucleotide sequence GTTATTATGTTTAGCATACATCCTGAAGAAATTTATGCTGTTAGTACCATAAAAGCTGGTGCGTCCGGATATTTAACCAAAACAGTAAGTACGCAAACCATTAAAGATGCTATTTTAAAAGTATATAATGGTGGTATTTACATTAGCAATAATTTAGCACAACGTTTGGCTTTTGACGAACGTGGTAATAAACCAAGTAAACTTTATAAAAAATTATCTACGCGTGAAGTTGAAGTTTTAAAACTTCTCTCATCTGGAAGACGAAATAAAGAAATTGCTAAAGAGTTAGATATTAATGAGAAAACCGTAAGCACTTACAAAGCGCGATTAATGAGAAAACTAAATGTTACAAATTTAGTTGACTTAGTTAATCAAGCACGACATTTGGAATTGGGTTAATTATAACACACGATTCAGTTTCCGGGAGAGTAACATTTTTAGGTTAGAGTAATTCATAACATCTTCTAAAATAGATTTAGAATTTGATGGATTTTCTATGGTTTCTTGTTTAAAATCGCTTACTTTTTGATCTATTAAATAACAACGTAAGCTTAAAATGGTTTCGCTTACTAATTGTCCGATACTATGTGTTTTAGCTTTTGGATAAATGTTTTTACGCTCCCAATCATGTAAATTATAGCGTTCATCATTCATTAGAATATGTGTGATTTCGTTAGCTATATGCGGTTCTACTGTATTCACAAAACTCTCTAAAGCAAATTCAGGGTTTTGATTTAAGGTATCTATTAATACATAATACAATTCTCTAAAATTATCGTTAGTAAACTCCATTTCATCTTCTTGTAAATCTAAATAGATTTTTTCGAACACTTTTGCCTCATGTATCACAGGTTCAAGACCTAAACCTCCTTCGTCGTTTTCTTTTAGTACTAAATCTTCAAATTCTTCTGTTTTATTTCCGTAAAGTAATAAGGCTTCAATAATTTTACTTTCTAATTCGTATTGAATATCTACTTTTTTTCTGGTTGTTGTTGATTTCACAACCTCAAACGCTTTTTGCTCTTTTTTGTATGATTTGTTTGCCTCTTGGAGTTCTTTTTTACCAATTTGCGCCAATGTGCTAAATAGTACGTCTTCACTAATATCCATAATTCTAGCACACTCTTGAACGTAAATTTCCTTTTGAATACGATCTGGAATTTTAGAAATACTTGCTACCATATCTCTAATTAAAGCTGCTTTTTTAACAGGGTCGTTCTTCGCATCTTCCATTAACAAAGATGCTTTGTAGGCTATAAAATCTTTAGCGTTTGTTTTTAAGTATTCAGCTAGTTCTTCATGGGTATTCTGCTTTGCAAAACTATCTGGATCTTCACCATCTGGAAAGGTACAAACCTTTACATTCATGCCTTGTTCTAGAATCAAGTCTATTCCTCTTAACGATGCTCTTATCCCAGCTGCATCACCATCAAAAAGCACTGTAATATTTTTTGTAAGACGATTAATCAATCGTATTTGTTCCGAAGTCAAAGCTGTTCCAGATGAAGACACCACATTAGTAATTCCTTTTTGGTAAAACTGAATCACATCTGTATAACCTTCTACCAAATAACAATTATCTTCTTTTGCAATACTTTGTTTAGCATAATAAATACCATACAAGACTTTGCTTTTGTGGTAGATATCACTTTCTGGTGAGTTAAGGTATTTGGCTGCTTTTTTATTAGTTCCTAAAATACGACCACCAAAACCCAACACACGACCAGACATACTATGTATTGGAAACATCACACGACCTTTAAATCGATCAAACTGTTTTTCTTCCTTAACAATAGTAAGTCCTGTTTTTTCTAGATATTCAAGTTGATATCCTTGTTCTATAGCTTCGTCTGTAAATGCTTGCCACTCATCTAAAGCATAGCCAAGTTGAAATTTTTTAATAATCTCATCGGTAAAACCACGTTCTTTAAAATAACTTAAGCCAATAGATTTACCTATGTCTGTTTTATGCATCATATTTTGAAAATAGGTATTGGCATATTCACTTACCAAATACATACTTTCACGTTCGCTTGCTTCTTCTTTTTCTTCGTTGGTTTGCTCAGTTTCTTCTATTTCAATATTGTACTTTTTAGCTAAATATTTTATAGCCTCTGGATACGTAAAATGTTCATGCTCCATTAAAAAAGACACTACTGTCCCTCCTTTTCCACTTGAAAAATCTTTCCATATTTGCTTTACAGGAGACACCATAAAACTTGGTGAGCGTTCTTCACTAAACGGACTTAAGCCTTTAAAGTTGCTCCCAGACTTTTTTAAGTTTACAAAATCACCAATAACCTCCTCTACACGAGCAGTTTCAAATACTTTATCTATGGTGGATTTTGATATCAAATTTTTAATTTAAAATAGATTCCTGCCTATACAGGAATGACACTGTAAATGTAATATAATACAACTGTATTTAAAAAAGTTAGGTTTATATTTATCGGCAAAAAAGGGTTCAGACTAATATATAGCTGAACCCTTTTAAAAACAAATATAAGTAGTGATTATTAGTCCATATCGAATCTCACACCAAATGAGATGTTGTTTTGTTTTACTGCTTGGTCTTTAAATATTGGTGACATATCGTATTTTACATACAGAGCTGTATCATCAATGGCAATATAACCGCTTAAGCCATATACCAAACTTGTGGCATTAAAGCTTTTTTTCATTTTGTCCTTAACGTTTTCACCGTCTATGGAATACTTAAGCTTTTGTCTTGTGCCAATATTAAAACCAGCATAACCACCAATACCTATTTTAAATTTATTACGTGTACTGTACCTAAAATAGTCTTCTCTATCTATACGCTTTGATGGTCCAAACTCAAAATGTACAGGAAATACTAAGTTGGTGATAGATAGTTTTGATTTCTTTAATTCAGAAGTAAACTCTTCTAGCATGGTATCATTACCATTTTGGGTAAAGTACATATTGTCTTTTGGTTTCAATCCGTTTATTTGGAAAGAATAACCATATTTTATTCTTAAAAAATTAGAATTTTCGAACACACGTGTTTTCCAAGCCCAACCAATTTCAAAGAAACGAGAACCGCCAATTTTGTATGGTGAATCATCAAATTTTTCACCTTCTATTATGGCATTGTTCAAGCCAAAAGCCAAAACCATGTCACTTGAAGTTCGTCTATCATAACGCCTTGGCTTGTCATCTCTTCGTTTACCAAAATATATAAAGCTGTCCTTCTCATCTTTACCACTACCTATTCTAAAAACAAAACCATCTTCGTCTTCAGAAGTATCTCTAGACACATAGCCATTTCTTTTTAATAGTTCAATCTTATTATCAATAATGGCTATTCTGTTTTCGATGTTTAGCGCATGCTTTTGAGCAGCTTCTTTTTTTAGGCGTTCAGCTTCAGCTTGTGTTATGTCTCCTTTGTCAAAACGTTGATTAATCGCCTCAACTTTAGATTTTAAAGCTTCTCGCTCTTCTTCTTCAATTGTTTTTTTAAGTTTAACAAGCATTTCGAGGCTTTCTTCTTTAGTAACTGACTCTTGTGCGTTTACTAATTGTATGCTAAAGCATAAAATTGAAATTAACAAGTACTTTGTAATTGTTTGCATAACTGTTCGTTTTTTATTGATTTGATTTTTGATTTGATGAATTTTAATTATTTCTTTCGGCTACAACAGTTTTTACTTCATTAAACCCTGTTTTTAGCATTTCTAAAACACGTGCTCTAAATGACTGCGCTTCTATGTCTTCTTCTACACTCAGCAACAAGGCATTCGCATCTATTGTTTTAGTGCCTTCGTTATATAGTCTTTTAAAAGTGATTTCTCGTTGCGCAGCACCTAACAAAGTATCTATCTCTGCATCAGTCACTTCCTTAGTTTTTTGCATGTTTTGAATTTGAGCCACAACTTCTTGTGCCTTTTGTTCTTCGAAGCTTAACTTTTTAGCAACTGTTTCTTTGTTTTCTTCTTTAATATTACTTGCAACAATCGGTTCTTCGGTTTTACTTGGAATTAACTTAAGCTGCTCTTTAGTTATTTTTTGTTTAGATTGAGATTTATTTGTTGTTTGCTTTTTAGGCGTTTCAGTCTTATCATTTTTAGAAGCTAAAATTTCAGTTTCATTAGAAAATATTTCTTTTTCTTCTGTAGGAATGTCCTCTTGTACATTATCATTAATTGGCTCTGGGCTTGTTTTATCTGTATCGACTATAGTTGGTTCAACAATATTAGTATTGTTATTATCAAATACATTTGTTATTAATAATATACCAACGATACTTGCTGCAATACCTAAATACCAAAAGCCTTTGTTATTCTTTTTAGATTTATTGGCATCAAGTTTATCATTTAACTTTTGCCACGCATCTGGGCTTGGTTGTATGGTGCGTTGCTCCAATTTATCTTTTAACTGTTCTTCATATTTCATTGGTGCCATGGGTAAGGTTATTAAGTTTTGCTAATTGTTGTTGTAAAAGCTGTCTTGCTTTAAATAATTGCGATTTAGAAGTGCCTTCGTTAATACCAAGCATTGTTGCTATTTCGCTATGTTTATATCCTTCAATGGCATACATTACAAATACCATTCGGTAACCTTCTGGAAGATTGTCTATGAGTTGTTGTATTTCGGCAACATCAATCTCTGTTTTAATATTATTGGTTGCTGTTTCTGGAAACACCGTCTCGTCTGTACTAAACTCTAATTGCTTTTTTGAACGTAAAAACGAAATGGCCTCGTTAACCATAATACGTCGTATCCATCCTTCAAAACTTCCCTTACTATTAAAGCTCTTCAGCTTAGTAAATACTTTAAAAAACCCATTAAGCATCACTTCTTCGGCATGTTGAAAGTCGCTTATATAATAACGACATATGCTTAACATTTTTGGTGCATGCCATTCGTACAACATATGTTGTGCTTCTCTATTATTTCGGCTCGCTTTTTTTATAAGCTGAGCTTCGTTTTTATAAAGTTGAATGACTTTCAATGGATCCTTCATTTAATCTTCTATCTATATAGACGCAATAATGATGCAAATGGTTGTATGCGATTAAAAAATATTTTTTGAGACTGCAATTTAGAGAAACTATTACGAGCTATAAAACATTGATTTTGTGAGAAAAAACTACTAACTTCGTTTAACGTCGGATATAATTTATTAAAACGACGCATATCCGTAAAAACATTAAACGAATTTTCGATTTTAAAAGCTAATTTGTACCTAGAATTATAATGAAAACCCTTCTTAAAATAATTATAATTAGTCTATTAATATCCTCATGTTCTTCATCAAAAAACTATACCTATTTTGATGAAAACAATTTCGAAATAAGTAGTCGCGAATATACTAGAGGAATTTTAACTGGTAAATTGTTATCTATACAACTCGACTCTACAAAACTAAAACTAACCACCAGAGAAAAACATGGTACATTGACTAATCTGTCAAAATTTGTTGAGCTACTTGAAGTAGGTTTAGACACTAAAATTGACTCAACCAAACCTATTGTTATTATCTTTTATCCTGGAGAAGATAAGTTTAATCGTGCTCTTAATGAGAACATAGACAATATGAGTAAATGGTATTATCAACTAGAAAATGGGTTACAGCAAGTAGCCAAAATTAAACCTTTGTATATCTATAAAGACTCCAAAGGCTTAGAAAATTATGAGGGCTTGCTAGATTGGAAACAAGACCCCAACCAATTTATAGAACATCTGTTTTTTAAACACCATTATCCTTGTCATAGTTTTGTGGTTATTTCCAGTAAAGGAGATTATATAAGTTATTTTGGTGAGTTTCCTAAAGAATTTGTTTGGGAAGCTGCGCAAATATTAAAGTAGACTATTTCTTTCTATCTATCACATAATTCACCATAAGTTCTAATGAATTTTTATAAGCAGAATCTGAGTAATGTTGTAATAATTGTAAGGCTTCTTCTTGGAATTGTTTCATTTTAGTCACTGCATAGTCTAAACCTCCATTGTCTTTTACAAAGGCAATGACTTCTTTAACACGCTTTTTATCTTTATTATGGTTTTTTATAGAATTAATTAACCAATCATGGTCTTTTTTAGAACAATTATTTAACACGTGTATTAATGGCAAAGTCATTTTTTGCTCTTTAATATCGATTCCTGTTGGCTTTCCTATTTTGGTATCGCCATAATCAAACAAATCGTCTTTTATTTGAAATGCCATTCCTATAAGTTCACCAAATTTATGCATAGTAACGACCTCTGTAGAATTTGGTTTTACCGAAGCAGCCCCCAAACTACAGCAAGCAGCAATAAGTGTTGCTGTTTTCTGGCGAATAATTTCGTAATAGACGTCTTCGGTTATATCTAGTTTTCGTGCTTTTTCGATTTGTAATAACTCTCCTTCTACTACTTCACGAACTGCTACCGAAATTATTTTAAGCAAGTCGAAATCATTATTATCAATACATACTAGCATCCCTTTTGATAATAAATAATCGCCGACTAAAACGGCAATTTTATTTTTCCATAAGGCATTAATAGAAAAGAATCCTCGACGTCTGTTACTGTCGTCCACAACATCATCATGTACTAGAGATGCTGTGTGAATTAGTTCAATAACAGATGCGCCTCTATACGTACGTTCGCTTACCTCGCCATTATTAAGCATTTTAGAAACTAGAAATACGAACATAGGTCGCATTTGCTTCCCTTTTCTATTAACTATATAATGCGTGATTCTATTAAGCAGTGCAACTTTACTTGACATGGACAATCGGAACTTTTGCTCAAACAGTTCCATTTCATAATCTATGGGTTGCTTTATTTGCTCTACTATTTTCAAGAGAAGTAATTTTAACTTTACAGTTAACAAACCTACTAAAAAAAGCCAATTAAGACTAATAATACTTTTAAGTTCAAAAGTATTTTGGAAACATATTTAATTTTTTCATATTTTAGTGATTGTCAATTGTTTAATTCAACAGATTCATGAAAAAATTAACACTCACTCTTTTGGTGGTGGTATTTTACCATACATCATTTTCTCAAATTCTTACCGAAAATTTTAATGATATCACATCGCTTTCTGGAGCTGGATGGAGCTTTTTAAACCTAAGTTCGCAACCAGGAACAACTAATTGGTTTCAAGGTATAGGCAATATTTTTCCTGCTTATGCAGGGGCTAATAGTTCATACATTGCCGCAAATTTTCAAAACCATGCAAATAATGGAACTATTAGTAACTGGATGATATTACCTGTTACAACCGTTAATAATGGTGATCAAATTAATTTTTTTACGCGCGGTCCTGTAGGTAGTAATTATCCGGATCGATTACAAGTAAGAATGAGTATTGATGGTGGATCTTCTACCAATCCAACTAATTCATCAGATCTTGGTTCTTATACTACCTTATTATTAGATATTAACCCTACACTAGCTATTGGTGGGTATCCAGAAGCTTGGACTGAGCAACTAATTAATATTTCTGGTTTAGCAAGCACGACAGATGTGCGAATAGCATTTAGATATTTTGCCAATGATGCTGGTCCAAATGGTGCCAATTCCAATTATATTGGGATTGATGAAATAGAAGTATCATCACCTCCTTTAAGTGTAAATGATATTAGATTGTCTAATGTAACACATTATTATGATAAGCAACAAAGTTCGTTAAATTTAGAATCTAAAAACTATTTACTTAGTGGAGCAAAAATATATAGCTTAACAGGACAAGAAGTACTATCTAAAAAACTTTCTGGTTATACTGAACGTATTAATCTTAACGCTATTTCGCAAGGGTTATATGTTGTAAAAATTGAAGTCATAGGTGGCACAAAACTGATAAAGCTAGTAAAAGAATAAATTTAAAAGAGCAGCAATGATGTAGCTTTTTTTATGATTTATTTGCAAGCTGACCACAAGCAGCATCAATATCTTTACCTCGTGAACGTCTAACAGTAACAGTAATCCTATTTCGTTCTAGCATTGATACATACATATTGATTGCTTCGTTATCGGCCTGTTTAAAATCGCCATCATCAATAGGATTGTACTCGATTAAATTAACTTTACTTGGTGCGAATTTGCAGAATTTAATTAATGCATCTACATCCTCCTTTTTATCATTAATTCCTTGCCAAACAACATATTCGTAAGTGATTGGGTTTTTAGTTTTAGTATACCAATATTCTAAAGCTTCTCTTAAATCGGCTAACGGAAATGTTGCATTAAATGGCATAATAGAGGTACGTACTGAATCTCTTGCTGAATGCAAAGACACTGCTAATTTAAATTTCACCTCATCATCAGCCATTTTTTTAATCATTTTAGGCACACCAGATGTTGATACTACAATACGTTTTGGTGACATCCCTAAACCTTCTGGGGATGTTATTTTATCTATAGCTTTGAGTACGTTATTGTAATTCATAAGTGGTTCTCCCATTCCCATAAAAACAATATTAGACAATGGACGATTATGATATAATTTGCTTTCTTTATCAATAGCAACTACTTGATCATAAATTTCGTCTGGGTTTAAATTTCGCATGCGTTTTAAACGTGACGTAGCACAAAATTTACAATCTAAACTGCACCCAACTTGACTAGACACACAAGCTGTTGTTCTTGTTTTAGTTGGTATTAATACAGATTCTACGATTAAACCATCATGCAATCTCACAGCATTTTTAATAGTTCCATCACTACTTCTCTGCATGTTATCGACTTCAATATGGTTAATTACAAAATTGTCATCAAGCATTTGTCTGGTTTGTTTTGAGATGCTTGTCATATCCTCAAAATTATGCGCAGATTTTTGCCATAACCATTCATACACTTGATTACCTCTAAATGCTTTATCACCTTGGTCTACAAAGAAGGTTCTGAGCTCTTCTTTAGTTAACGCGCGTATGTCTTTTTTTGCTTGAGTCATTGGAGTCAAAAAAGCCTCGAAAAACGAGGCTCATTTTAAATTTATATGATTAACATGGCATCGCCATAACTATAAAATTTATAGCCTTCTTTAATCGCTTCTTGGTAAGCACGTTTTATAAAATCATGTCCAGCAAACGCTGAAACCATCATTAGTAATGTAGATTTTGGTGTATGAAAATTAGTAACCATACTGTTAGCAATACTAAAATCGTATGGAGGAAAAATAAACTTATTAGTCCAACCTTCATACTCATTTAGTGTTCCACTTGAAGAGACAGAACTCTCAATAGCTCTCATGGCTGTAGTACCAATTGCACAAATACGTCTTTTATTTTTTAACGCAGAGTTTATGGTATCGGTAGCAATTTTATTAATCACTATCTCTTCACTATCCATTTTATGCTTAGATAAATCTTCAACTTCTACAGGATTAAACGTTCCTAAACCAACATGCAAAGTCACCTCAGCAAAATCAACACCTTTAATCTCTAAACGCTTTAATAAGTGCTTTGAAAAGTGTAATCCAGCAGTTGGTGCAGCAACAGCTCCTTCGTTTTTAGCATAAATAGTTTGGTAACGATCCTCATCTTCAGGCTCAACTTCTCTCTTTATATATTTTGGTAATGGTGTTTGCCCAAGGGCTGTTAGTTTTTTTCTAAATTCACCATAAGATCCGTCATATAGAAAACGTAAAGTTCTACCTCTTGACGTTGTATTATCAATAACCTCAGCTACTAAAGTATCATCATCGCCAAAATATAACTTGTTACCAATACGTATTTTTCTTGCAGGATCTACCAATACATCCCATAAACGTTGTTCGGCATTAAGCTCTCTTAATAAAAACACTTCTATTCTAGCTCCTGTTTTTTCTTTATTACCAAATAATCTAGCAGGAAACACTTTAGTATTATTTAAGACCATGACATCATCTTCTTCAAAATAATCAATAAGGTCTTTAAAAAGTTTGTGTTCTATAGTTTGATCTTTACGATTAAGAACCATTAGTTTTGCTTCATCTCTATGTTCTGAAGGGTATTCGGCTAATAGTTCTTCTGGAAGATCAAAATGGAAATGTGATAATTTCATATACGTGTTTATTTTTTTGAGAGGTGCAAATATACAATCTCAATATAGGCGTTGTCAAGTATTTGAGGGTTTATTTTAAAATTTGGAGAAGTTAAAGCCTATATTCTTTAAGTCATTCCAAAAATCTGGGTAAGATTTGGTGACTACATTGGCTTCAAGAATATTAAAAGTTGCTTTAAGAGCTAGTGGTGCGAAAGCCATTGCCATTCTATGGTCGTGATAGGTTTCAACATTTACATTACTAACTAAAGGGTTGATTTTTGATATAGTTAGAGTATCATTTGAAATTGTTACTTGCGTTCCAAACTTTTCTATTTCTGTCTTTAAAGCTACTAACCTATCTGTTTCTTTAATTTTTAGTGTGTGCAATCCTGTTAAATGGCAACTTATACCTAAACCTAAACAAGTTACTGTAATTGTTTGTGCTATATCTGGTGCATTAGAAAGATTGTACTCAAAGTTGCTAACTTGGTTATTTTTTTTTGTTAAAGTAATTGTCATATCATCAAATACTGTTTCAACACCAAAATCTTTATAAATAGTACTTAAAACAGAATCGCCTTGCAAACTGTTTTGTATATATGATGACAACTCTATTTTAGTCCCGACATTACTTAAAGCAACGATACTATAAAAATAGGACACCGATGACCAATCGGATTCAACTACTAGTTTTTTAGAAGTAACTTCGTTAATTGGCTGAACTGTTATCTTATTGTCTTTAAAACTTATGTTTACTCCAATTTGTCTTAACAAGTTGAGCGTCATTTTTATGTAAGGTACAGATGTTATTTTGCCTTCTAAAGTAAGTTCTAATCCCTTTTTTAATCGGGGTGCAATAAGCAATAAAGCAGATATATATTGACTACTCACATTTGCAGCCAAAGTAACTTGGTGTTTTTTTAATGCTTGCCCTTTAATGTTAAGTGGAGGGTAGCCTTTTTTATTTATATATGAAATATCTGCACCTAGATCTTTAAGAGCATTAACTAGGACTTCAATTGGTCGTTCTTGCATTCTAGAAGAGCCTGTCAATATGATTTCTCTTCCTTTTTGTAATGAAAAATAAGCTGTTAGAAATCGCATTGCAGTTCCTGCATGATATATATCTATAGTATTTGAAGAGCTACTTAATGCCTTTTGCATAAGCTTGGAATCGTCAGAATTAGACACATTAGATATCTCAATATTTGGATATAATGCTTGCAATAATAACAAACGATTAGATTCACTTTTAGAGCCAGTAATTTTAATTATAGACTCCTTTACTATTTTAGATTTTTGAAGGGTAATATTCATAACAACAACTCTTTTAAGAGTTTTGCAAAGTTACTTTAACTTTTCGTTATTATGATGCCTATCATGGTCTCTTTTTGTCTTTAAATCTAATTTCTTATCAAACGCATCTTGAAGATTAACACCTGTTTGGTTCGCTAAACAAAGTACTACAAACATAACATCGGCTAGTTCTTCACCTAGGTCTTTGTTTTTATCGCTTTCTTTTTCACTTTGCTCTCCATAACGTCTAGCAATAATGCGTGCTACCTCACCAACTTCTTCTGTGAGTTGTGCCATATTGGTTAGTTCGTTAAAATAACGAACTCCATGGTTTTTAATCCAATTATCTACCTCTTTTTGTGCGTTTTGGATGTTCATGATTATATTTTTTTAAATACTATTTGTTCTGCTTGTTTAGAAATTGCCTGATTGAAAATTTCTTTAAGTATTAAATAAGTTTCAGCAGCATGTTTAGCTTCTTTAATATCAAAAATTGCTGATAATCTTAATTTATTATTCATTACAGAAACAGTATACTTAAACTCTATGTTTCCATCTGGAGACCGAACCATAAATGGTGTTAAATCTGATTCTAACTCATAACCTTCAGGAATATCTACATTTATAATGTACATATCTTTAAATGGAAATCCAAAATCGATTGGATATTCTCTTTTGTCTAGCTTAAACGGATTTTCGGTCATTCTCATAAACATCAATGGTTGAAAATAAATTTTATCACTTAAAACTTCTGCTCCGTTTTCTTGATAAAAGCTAAAAGACTCATTAACATTACCTTCATAGGTGTCTGTGTTTTTAGTTTCGTAATCAGATATTTCTATATCATTAAAATCATCCTCTCTGCTTGTTATAAAAGCATCCATATCTTGGTCTTTTATTTCTTCTCTAAACAGGTATGCTTGATGACCAAATAAACGTGATTTAAAGTCTCCTTCCACTACACCATCTTCAGCTAATTTAGCATCTATTTGATATTGCGTTATTGCTTGTTTAGGACTAAGAAGGCTCACCTTTTTCCATATTTTATTAGGGTTATCTATAAAGATCCCATCCCAATTATAATCCCTCAATGGCAATAAGTTAATATCGCTAAACTCTTGTGTTGCGTCTAGAAAATACTTTTTTTCGTTTATCTCAGCATAGGCAACTACATAGTTTAGTTTTTCCAAAGTTGGAAAGTATGGTATCTGATTATCTTTTGTACTAATTACTAAAGGGTTTGCATCAATATCCGCATATCTTAACATTGCCACTAATGCTAAATTTATATCGCCAGCATTACCTTCTTTTTCTTTTAAGCTTTTTTTAATTCCTTTTTGAAAATATATACCATCTCTACCATTCCATTTAATATTATCCTTAACATACTTAAAAATTAGCTTCATCTTTTCCTCTTTACTGCTTGCATCGGCTAAAATGGGGTCTAATATTTCATCAAATGTTCTTGTTTTATCTAATTCTTTTTTATAATCATCTGAGCTTCCAATGGATTTAGCAACATCACCCCAAGTTTTTGCAAAATCGCGAGTAACACCAAGCGACACCTCAACTGAAGCTAATTCGTAATTTACTCCTGCCGTATAATTATCTATATTATCTACATATAACTCTTCTTTTAAAGCTGGGACATTGTCTAAATTATAAACATCTACAACCATACTTTCACCTCCAAGACCAGAACCTATATAAGATTCTCTTTTTGGGTAAAAACTAATATAACCTTTAAACGTTGGCTTAAACACAAAGCTTTTAGGTGTTTTAATTCGTGCTTCAATCTT is from Pontimicrobium sp. SW4 and encodes:
- a CDS encoding 3-phosphoshikimate 1-carboxyvinyltransferase — translated: MNITLQKSKIVKESIIKITGSKSESNRLLLLQALYPNIEISNVSNSDDSKLMQKALSSSSNTIDIYHAGTAMRFLTAYFSLQKGREIILTGSSRMQERPIEVLVNALKDLGADISYINKKGYPPLNIKGQALKKHQVTLAANVSSQYISALLLIAPRLKKGLELTLEGKITSVPYIKMTLNLLRQIGVNISFKDNKITVQPINEVTSKKLVVESDWSSVSYFYSIVALSNVGTKIELSSYIQNSLQGDSVLSTIYKDFGVETVFDDMTITLTKKNNQVSNFEYNLSNAPDIAQTITVTCLGLGISCHLTGLHTLKIKETDRLVALKTEIEKFGTQVTISNDTLTISKINPLVSNVNVETYHDHRMAMAFAPLALKATFNILEANVVTKSYPDFWNDLKNIGFNFSKF
- a CDS encoding nucleotide pyrophosphohydrolase; protein product: MNIQNAQKEVDNWIKNHGVRYFNELTNMAQLTEEVGEVARIIARRYGEQSEKESDKNKDLGEELADVMFVVLCLANQTGVNLQDAFDKKLDLKTKRDHDRHHNNEKLK
- a CDS encoding DUF3857 domain-containing protein, whose protein sequence is MIKKISLITLLISISFLSAQEMEFGEVTKEELLETKCPIDSSANAMVIYKYRNTYFDVNISGGGQTVTEIYQKIKIYNKEGFENATRQIRLFESKSAREVLSKLKAVTYNLEGDKIVETKLEKNQIFENEQSYNITETKFTMPKVKEGSVIEFKYRVTSPFYWAIDEFRFQSHIPIKKIEARIKTPKSFVFKPTFKGYISFYPKRESYIGSGLGGESMVVDVYNLDNVPALKEELYVDNIDNYTAGVNYELASVEVSLGVTRDFAKTWGDVAKSIGSSDDYKKELDKTRTFDEILDPILADASSKEEKMKLIFKYVKDNIKWNGRDGIYFQKGIKKSLKEKEGNAGDINLALVAMLRYADIDANPLVISTKDNQIPYFPTLEKLNYVVAYAEINEKKYFLDATQEFSDINLLPLRDYNWDGIFIDNPNKIWKKVSLLSPKQAITQYQIDAKLAEDGVVEGDFKSRLFGHQAYLFREEIKDQDMDAFITSREDDFNDIEISDYETKNTDTYEGNVNESFSFYQENGAEVLSDKIYFQPLMFMRMTENPFKLDKREYPIDFGFPFKDMYIINVDIPEGYELESDLTPFMVRSPDGNIEFKYTVSVMNNKLRLSAIFDIKEAKHAAETYLILKEIFNQAISKQAEQIVFKKI